The proteins below are encoded in one region of Streptomyces roseirectus:
- a CDS encoding non-ribosomal peptide synthetase: MSERVRVVPSARLTEVARRRGLGVESVARGMWALLLGALLGRRDVVFGDVSPEGTVPVRVRLDPAEPLAALVRRVEEDRERAHRTSGADLEPEAGYLFATCVEAGDASPQFELTYRPGPLEGHAVEALGDRLRQVLDAFAHDPDLPTGRLDVLSARERQRVLRTWNDTAVDVVTSTLPELFEAQARRTPDAVALVSGDERLTYAQVDARANRLAGHLIALGVTPDTAVAVLMRRSPDLVVALLGVVKAGGHYVPLDSRAPLARHRMVVEDTASRVLLTDSGHAARAADVTDGSPVPVLVVDRAADGTGTAPEVRHHPDRLAYVMFTSGSTGRPKGVAVTHRNVVALVRDRRFDAETYARVLFQSPHSFDASTVELWVPLLTGGQVIVAPDGVPSAHDIEALHRRHAVTATVLPSGLFRMLAQERPQCFTGTRQILTGGDVVSPAAVARVLDHHPDARVLTTYGPTEATVLATAQIIDRDVLGRGGALPVGAPMDNTRLYVLDAFLRPVPPGVTGELYIAGAGLARGYLNRPGLTAERFVACPYSPAGGRMYRTGDLVRWNPDGTLAFAGRADQQVKIRGFRIEPGEIESALTGCPGVREAVVTVHTDTSGVKHLTAYVTAEPGGVVEPGEVQKFVAGVLPEYMVPAAVVVLESLPLTVNGKVDRSALPVPDFGAAVSGGEPRSERERTLCALFADVLALPRVGIDDSFFDLGGDSIVSIQLVARARRAGLVFTPRDVFHCRTVAALADTARDLEDPTSDGEPAAPGLLADVELEAGWEGVEEVWPLTPLQEGLLFHALYDERAGVDVYVIQTAFAVEGVVDTGRLRAACASLLARHANVRAGFGRLASGRAVQVIASAVEVPLTEHDLTGLPESRREAEVRRLLEEDRSRRFDMASAPLLRLTVIHLTPERSVLVLSAHHILWDGWSMPLVLGELFELYARGGDAGGLAPVVPFRGFLEWLRDADHAGATQAWREALAGLEEPCLLAPEGAGADIAAVPARVHVSLSAEATGRLVAAARERDLTLNSVVRGVWGVLLGAVLGRSDVVFGATVSGRPPEVAGVESVIGLCVNTVPVRVRLDPAESLTALAARVQEEQSRLQPHQFLGLTDIQRETGVGDLFDTTVVFQNLPGFARGVSGVFGDVRVTPLDGDGYTAAGSHYPLTLVVTPGERLGIELIHRPDVLDEETAGRLGARLLLLLEAFAAAPDTLVSRLDVLLAGERAQVLTEWNDTATDLPSTTLTALFEAQVARTPDAEAVLSGARRVTYAELNARANRLARHLADGGVGCEDRVAVAVPRTVDLLVAILGVLKSGAAYVPLDLEHPDERIAYTLADSAPTVIVTTTRAAGRFGDLPVLSLDDMADLRGRPAEDLRDAERVRPFGSAHPAYVIYTSGSTGRPKGVVVTHDSACRINLDVAARYRIGLGDRCLAALSVGFDVSVFELFSPLVRGATVVLADEEDRQDPERLQGLLRRHAVTVAYLSPALLPYFDTGRLPALRLVSTGSEAFSGDLVDQWAGPHREFWNSYGPAETTVTSTVMRCLPPSRGLRPPIGTPIADTRVYVLDGFLRPVPPGTTGELYIAGRGLARGFWRRPALTAQRFVACPFGDGERMYRTGDVVRQRADGALEFVGRTDDQVKIRGYRIEPGEVEAALARHPSVARALVVVREDTPGVKRLVGYVVPGAVVEPGELRTFVAGVLPEYMVPAAVVVVESLPLTVNGKVDRSALPVPDFGAAVSGGEPRSERERTLCALFADVLALPRVGIDDSFFDLGGDSIVSIQLVARARRAGLVFTPRDVFHCRTVAALADTARSSSALVAEDAEAAVGTVPASPIMHWLREQGGPLDGFNQSKLVEVPPAPGPAPLVTAVRAVLDRHDALRARLETDADGAWTLRVPPRGAGSAGELVRRIPTAGLSGADVERLVASESLAARDRLAPLDGVMLQVVWFDAGPARPGLLLVMAHHLVVDGVSWRILLPDLRSAWQAATRGEPVVLDPVPTSLRTWNRALARAATDPGRTGELPLWTGVLDKGGELLPALALDPAVDTVATSTTLTLTLPPEVTADVLTTVPAAFHAEVNDVLLAALCLAATRWRRTRPGGTPGTGLLIDLEGHGREQQFVEGVDLSRTVGWFTSQYPVLIDAGLPDGDAAGPRALGRAVKTVKEQLRAIPDHGIGYGLLRHLNPETAGAFTGLAAPQLAFNYLGRFTTGEQGDDGSWREAAESAAVVGGTEPGRPLSHPVTVTALAQETPEGPCLTAIWTWSAGLREAGIDELATAWFEALGALAACAAEPGAGGLTPSDVPLVEVGLDELEELEARWAGVADVWPLTPLQEGLLFHALYDERAGVDVYAVQTTFVVEGGVDTGALRAACAALLARHASLRVGFGRLRSGRAVQVVVESAEVPLTEWDLRGRPGAERWGEVERLLERDRSRRFDMADAPLIRLMAIRLDEERSVLVLSAHHILWDGWSMPLVLGELFELYARGGDGSGLAPVVPFRGFLEWLRGADRAGAAQAWRQALSGLEPCLLVPGGAGADIAVIPGCVRMSLPVEVSGRLADVARGRGLTLNSVVQGAWGVVLGAVLGRRDVVFGATVSGRPPELAGVESIVGLCITAVPVRVRVDPAGSLVDLAARVQEEQAALQANQFLGLPGVQRALGARELFDTMTVFQNYPGASDALDEERTGLRISSVRTHDVYHHSVTLRALPGDALRFELAYRADLLERRTAEALGERLTSLLTAFAADPDAPLGGFAPSGALPLRPAGRARPAPDPTPAAPDDDTVARLESLLSAYVDELLGPGTALTDDLFARGLDSLLALRLAGRVRAGTGAEVSVRELFENPTVAGLARHLGARKPTT; encoded by the coding sequence GTGTCCGAGCGCGTCCGGGTGGTGCCGTCGGCCCGGCTGACGGAGGTGGCGCGCCGGCGTGGCCTGGGCGTGGAGTCGGTGGCGCGCGGGATGTGGGCGCTGCTGCTGGGGGCCCTGCTGGGACGCCGGGACGTGGTGTTCGGCGACGTGTCGCCCGAGGGGACGGTGCCGGTCCGGGTGCGGCTGGACCCGGCGGAGCCGCTGGCCGCGCTGGTGCGGCGGGTCGAGGAGGATCGGGAGCGGGCACACCGCACCTCAGGAGCTGACCTGGAGCCGGAAGCGGGGTACCTCTTCGCCACGTGCGTCGAGGCGGGCGATGCCTCACCGCAGTTCGAGCTGACCTACCGGCCCGGCCCCCTCGAAGGCCACGCCGTCGAAGCGCTCGGCGACCGGCTGCGGCAGGTGCTCGACGCGTTCGCGCACGACCCCGACCTGCCGACGGGACGGCTGGACGTGCTGTCGGCCCGGGAGCGGCAACGCGTCCTGCGCACCTGGAACGACACGGCGGTGGACGTCGTGACGAGCACGCTGCCGGAGCTGTTCGAGGCGCAGGCCCGGCGGACCCCCGACGCGGTCGCGCTGGTCTCCGGGGACGAGCGGCTGACCTACGCCCAGGTCGACGCACGGGCGAACCGGCTCGCCGGGCACCTGATCGCGCTGGGCGTCACCCCGGACACCGCCGTCGCCGTCCTCATGCGGCGCTCCCCCGACCTGGTGGTGGCGCTGCTCGGCGTGGTGAAGGCCGGCGGCCACTACGTGCCCCTGGACTCGCGCGCGCCCCTCGCCCGGCACCGGATGGTCGTCGAGGACACCGCGAGCCGGGTCCTGCTGACCGACTCGGGTCACGCCGCGCGGGCCGCCGACGTCACGGACGGCTCGCCCGTGCCCGTCCTGGTCGTGGACCGCGCGGCCGACGGGACAGGCACGGCACCTGAGGTGCGTCACCACCCGGACCGGCTCGCCTACGTCATGTTCACCTCCGGCTCCACCGGCCGCCCCAAGGGCGTGGCCGTCACCCACCGCAACGTGGTCGCGCTGGTCAGGGACCGCCGCTTCGACGCCGAGACCTACGCCCGCGTCCTCTTCCAGTCGCCGCACTCCTTCGACGCCTCCACCGTCGAGCTGTGGGTGCCGCTGCTGACCGGCGGCCAGGTGATCGTCGCTCCCGACGGCGTGCCCTCCGCCCACGACATCGAGGCGCTGCACCGCCGCCACGCGGTGACGGCCACCGTCCTTCCCTCCGGGCTGTTCCGGATGCTCGCCCAGGAGCGTCCGCAGTGCTTCACCGGCACCCGGCAGATCCTGACCGGCGGTGACGTCGTCTCACCGGCGGCCGTGGCCCGCGTCCTGGACCACCACCCGGACGCCCGGGTGCTCACCACGTACGGGCCCACCGAGGCGACGGTGCTGGCCACGGCCCAGATCATCGACCGGGACGTCCTCGGCCGGGGCGGCGCCCTGCCCGTCGGCGCGCCGATGGACAACACCCGGCTCTACGTCCTGGACGCGTTCCTGCGGCCGGTGCCGCCCGGGGTGACCGGCGAGCTGTACATCGCCGGGGCGGGCCTGGCCCGCGGCTACCTGAACCGGCCCGGACTGACCGCCGAGCGCTTCGTGGCCTGCCCGTACTCCCCGGCGGGCGGGCGCATGTACCGCACCGGTGACCTCGTGCGGTGGAACCCGGACGGCACCCTCGCCTTCGCCGGCCGCGCCGACCAGCAGGTCAAGATCCGTGGGTTCCGGATCGAGCCCGGCGAGATCGAGAGCGCGCTCACCGGCTGTCCCGGCGTCCGGGAAGCGGTCGTCACCGTGCACACGGACACATCGGGCGTCAAGCACCTCACCGCCTACGTCACGGCCGAACCGGGTGGGGTGGTGGAGCCGGGTGAGGTACAGAAGTTCGTGGCGGGGGTGTTGCCCGAGTACATGGTCCCGGCGGCGGTCGTGGTCCTGGAGTCGCTGCCGCTGACGGTGAACGGCAAGGTCGACCGGAGTGCGCTGCCGGTCCCCGACTTCGGTGCGGCGGTCTCGGGCGGCGAACCCCGCTCGGAACGCGAACGCACCCTGTGCGCCCTGTTCGCCGACGTACTGGCCCTGCCCCGCGTCGGCATCGACGACAGCTTCTTCGACCTCGGCGGAGACTCCATCGTCTCCATCCAACTCGTCGCACGCGCACGCCGGGCCGGGCTGGTCTTCACCCCGAGGGACGTCTTCCACTGCCGCACCGTCGCCGCGCTCGCCGACACCGCGCGGGACTTGGAGGACCCGACGAGCGACGGGGAGCCCGCCGCCCCTGGCCTGCTGGCCGATGTGGAGTTGGAGGCGGGCTGGGAGGGCGTCGAGGAGGTGTGGCCGTTGACGCCCTTGCAGGAGGGGCTGCTGTTCCACGCGCTGTACGACGAGCGGGCGGGCGTGGACGTGTATGTGATCCAGACGGCCTTCGCTGTGGAGGGGGTCGTCGACACCGGCCGGCTGAGGGCGGCCTGCGCGAGCCTGCTGGCGCGGCACGCGAACGTGCGGGCGGGGTTCGGCCGTCTGGCGTCGGGGCGGGCGGTACAGGTGATCGCCTCGGCGGTCGAGGTACCGCTGACGGAACACGACCTCACGGGGCTGCCGGAGAGCCGGCGGGAGGCGGAGGTGCGGCGGCTGCTGGAGGAGGACCGCTCGCGCCGGTTCGACATGGCGTCCGCTCCCCTGCTGCGACTGACGGTGATCCACCTGACCCCGGAGCGGAGCGTGCTGGTGTTGAGCGCGCATCACATCCTGTGGGACGGCTGGTCGATGCCCTTGGTGCTGGGCGAGTTGTTCGAGCTGTACGCGCGCGGCGGGGACGCGGGCGGGCTCGCGCCGGTGGTGCCGTTCCGCGGGTTCCTGGAGTGGCTGCGGGACGCGGATCACGCGGGCGCCACGCAGGCGTGGCGGGAGGCTCTGGCCGGGCTGGAGGAGCCGTGTCTGCTGGCCCCGGAAGGAGCCGGCGCGGACATCGCGGCCGTCCCCGCGCGCGTGCACGTGAGCTTGTCCGCCGAGGCGACGGGCCGGCTGGTCGCGGCGGCACGCGAGCGGGACCTGACGCTCAACTCTGTCGTGCGCGGCGTGTGGGGCGTGCTGCTGGGCGCGGTGCTGGGGCGCTCGGACGTGGTCTTCGGCGCCACCGTGTCCGGGCGCCCGCCGGAGGTGGCGGGCGTGGAGTCCGTGATCGGGCTGTGCGTCAACACGGTGCCGGTGCGGGTGCGGCTGGATCCCGCCGAGTCGCTGACGGCGCTGGCCGCGCGGGTCCAGGAGGAGCAGTCCCGGCTGCAGCCTCACCAGTTCCTGGGCCTCACCGACATCCAGCGCGAGACCGGCGTGGGGGACCTGTTCGACACCACCGTCGTCTTCCAGAACCTGCCGGGGTTCGCGCGCGGCGTCAGCGGGGTCTTCGGCGACGTACGGGTGACGCCCCTCGACGGCGACGGGTACACGGCCGCCGGATCCCACTATCCGCTGACCCTGGTGGTGACACCGGGCGAGCGGCTAGGCATCGAGCTGATCCACCGGCCCGACGTGCTGGACGAGGAGACGGCCGGCCGGCTCGGCGCGCGGCTGCTCCTGCTGCTGGAGGCGTTCGCGGCGGCCCCGGACACCCTGGTGAGCCGGCTCGACGTCCTGCTGGCGGGCGAGCGCGCCCAGGTCCTCACGGAGTGGAACGACACCGCGACGGATCTGCCCTCGACCACGCTCACCGCGCTGTTCGAGGCCCAGGTGGCGCGGACCCCGGACGCGGAGGCGGTCCTGTCGGGAGCGCGGCGGGTGACCTACGCCGAGTTGAACGCGCGGGCGAACCGGCTGGCCCGCCATCTGGCGGACGGCGGTGTGGGGTGCGAGGACCGTGTGGCGGTGGCCGTGCCGCGCACGGTGGACCTGCTGGTCGCGATCCTCGGCGTGCTGAAGTCCGGGGCCGCGTACGTGCCGTTGGACCTGGAGCACCCCGACGAGCGCATCGCGTACACGCTGGCGGACTCCGCGCCCACCGTGATCGTCACCACCACACGGGCGGCCGGCCGTTTCGGTGACCTGCCGGTGCTGTCGCTGGACGACATGGCGGATCTGCGCGGCCGGCCGGCGGAAGACCTGCGGGACGCCGAACGCGTCCGGCCCTTCGGGTCCGCGCACCCCGCGTACGTCATCTACACCTCCGGCTCCACCGGCCGTCCCAAGGGCGTGGTCGTCACCCACGACTCGGCCTGCCGGATCAACCTCGATGTCGCCGCGCGCTACCGCATCGGCCTGGGTGACCGCTGTCTGGCGGCCCTGTCGGTCGGGTTCGACGTGTCGGTCTTCGAGCTGTTCAGCCCGCTGGTGCGGGGGGCGACGGTGGTGCTGGCCGACGAGGAGGACCGGCAGGACCCCGAACGCCTCCAGGGTCTGCTGCGTCGTCACGCCGTGACGGTCGCCTACCTCTCCCCCGCGCTGCTGCCGTACTTCGACACCGGCCGGCTGCCCGCCCTGCGGCTGGTGTCCACGGGCAGCGAGGCGTTCTCGGGCGACCTCGTGGACCAATGGGCGGGCCCACACCGGGAGTTCTGGAACAGCTACGGCCCGGCCGAGACGACGGTCACCTCCACGGTCATGCGCTGCCTGCCGCCCTCCCGGGGCCTGCGCCCCCCGATCGGCACTCCGATCGCCGACACCCGGGTGTACGTGCTGGACGGGTTCCTGCGGCCGGTGCCGCCCGGCACGACCGGCGAGCTGTACATCGCGGGACGCGGCCTCGCACGCGGGTTCTGGCGCCGTCCCGCGCTCACCGCCCAGCGGTTCGTGGCCTGCCCTTTCGGCGACGGTGAGCGCATGTACCGCACGGGCGACGTGGTGCGCCAACGCGCCGACGGCGCCCTGGAGTTCGTGGGCCGGACCGACGACCAGGTCAAGATCCGGGGCTACCGGATCGAGCCGGGCGAGGTCGAGGCGGCCCTGGCCCGGCATCCGTCGGTGGCCCGCGCGCTGGTCGTGGTCCGCGAGGACACCCCTGGGGTGAAGCGGCTGGTGGGTTATGTGGTTCCGGGGGCGGTGGTGGAGCCGGGTGAGCTGCGGACGTTCGTGGCGGGGGTGTTGCCCGAGTACATGGTCCCGGCGGCGGTCGTGGTCGTGGAGTCGTTGCCGTTGACGGTGAACGGCAAGGTCGACCGGAGTGCGCTGCCGGTTCCGGACTTCGGTGCGGCGGTCTCGGGCGGCGAACCCCGCTCGGAACGCGAACGCACCCTGTGCGCCCTGTTCGCCGACGTACTGGCCCTGCCCCGCGTCGGCATCGACGACAGCTTCTTCGACCTCGGCGGAGACTCCATCGTCTCCATCCAACTCGTCGCACGCGCACGCCGGGCCGGGCTGGTCTTCACCCCGAGGGACGTCTTCCACTGCCGCACCGTCGCCGCACTCGCCGACACCGCGCGCTCGTCGTCCGCGCTCGTCGCCGAGGACGCCGAGGCCGCTGTCGGCACCGTGCCGGCCTCACCGATCATGCACTGGCTGCGGGAGCAGGGCGGCCCGCTGGACGGGTTCAACCAGTCGAAGCTGGTGGAGGTGCCGCCCGCGCCGGGACCGGCACCGCTCGTCACCGCCGTGCGGGCCGTGCTGGACCGGCACGACGCCCTGCGGGCCCGGCTGGAGACGGACGCCGACGGGGCGTGGACGCTGCGCGTGCCGCCCAGGGGCGCCGGGTCCGCCGGGGAACTGGTGCGCCGGATCCCCACGGCCGGGCTGTCCGGCGCGGACGTGGAACGGCTCGTGGCGAGCGAGTCCCTTGCCGCGCGGGATCGCCTTGCGCCGCTCGACGGGGTGATGCTCCAGGTGGTGTGGTTCGACGCCGGCCCTGCCCGGCCCGGACTCCTGCTGGTGATGGCGCACCATCTCGTCGTCGACGGGGTGTCCTGGCGGATCCTGCTCCCGGACCTGCGGAGCGCCTGGCAGGCCGCGACGCGGGGCGAGCCCGTGGTCCTCGACCCCGTCCCCACCTCGCTCCGCACGTGGAACCGGGCCCTCGCACGCGCCGCGACGGATCCCGGGCGCACCGGCGAACTGCCGCTGTGGACCGGCGTCCTCGACAAGGGCGGCGAGCTGCTGCCCGCCCTGGCGCTCGACCCGGCCGTGGACACCGTCGCCACCTCGACGACCTTGACGCTGACCCTGCCGCCGGAGGTGACGGCGGACGTCCTCACCACCGTCCCGGCGGCCTTCCACGCCGAGGTGAACGACGTCCTGCTCGCCGCGCTGTGCCTCGCGGCGACCCGGTGGCGGCGCACTCGTCCCGGCGGTACGCCGGGTACCGGTCTCCTGATCGATCTGGAGGGGCACGGCCGTGAGCAGCAGTTCGTGGAGGGCGTCGATCTGTCGCGCACGGTGGGCTGGTTCACCAGTCAGTACCCGGTGCTGATCGACGCGGGGCTGCCGGACGGGGACGCGGCCGGCCCTCGGGCGCTGGGCCGGGCGGTCAAGACCGTCAAGGAGCAGTTGCGGGCGATCCCCGATCACGGCATCGGCTACGGCCTGCTGCGCCACCTCAACCCGGAGACGGCGGGCGCCTTCACCGGCCTGGCGGCTCCCCAGCTCGCCTTCAACTACCTGGGCCGGTTCACCACGGGCGAGCAGGGCGACGACGGGAGCTGGCGGGAGGCCGCCGAGTCGGCCGCGGTGGTGGGCGGTACCGAGCCCGGACGGCCGCTCTCGCATCCGGTCACCGTCACCGCGCTCGCCCAGGAGACCCCCGAGGGCCCGTGCCTGACGGCGATCTGGACGTGGTCGGCGGGGCTGCGGGAGGCCGGGATCGATGAGCTGGCCACGGCCTGGTTCGAGGCCCTGGGCGCCCTGGCCGCCTGCGCGGCCGAGCCCGGTGCCGGCGGGCTGACCCCGTCCGACGTCCCGCTGGTGGAGGTCGGCCTGGACGAGCTGGAGGAGTTGGAGGCGCGGTGGGCGGGGGTGGCGGACGTGTGGCCGCTGACCCCGTTGCAGGAGGGGCTGTTGTTCCACGCGCTGTACGACGAGCGGGCGGGCGTGGACGTGTACGCGGTGCAGACGACGTTCGTGGTGGAGGGCGGTGTCGACACGGGGGCGCTGCGGGCCGCGTGCGCGGCGCTGCTCGCCCGGCACGCGAGTCTGCGGGTGGGCTTCGGCCGGCTGCGGTCGGGGCGGGCCGTGCAGGTGGTGGTGGAGTCGGCCGAGGTGCCGTTGACGGAGTGGGATCTGCGCGGCCGGCCAGGGGCCGAGCGGTGGGGCGAGGTGGAGCGGCTGCTGGAGCGGGACCGGTCGCGCCGGTTCGACATGGCGGACGCGCCACTGATCCGGCTGATGGCGATCCGGCTGGACGAGGAGCGCAGTGTGCTGGTGCTGAGCGCCCATCACATCCTGTGGGACGGGTGGTCGATGCCGTTGGTGCTGGGCGAGTTGTTCGAGCTGTACGCGCGCGGCGGGGACGGCTCCGGGCTCGCGCCGGTGGTGCCGTTCCGTGGGTTCCTGGAGTGGCTGCGGGGCGCGGACCGCGCGGGCGCCGCACAGGCGTGGCGGCAGGCCCTGAGCGGGCTCGAACCTTGTCTGCTGGTGCCCGGTGGGGCCGGTGCGGACATCGCGGTGATTCCGGGGTGCGTGAGGATGAGCTTGCCGGTCGAGGTGTCGGGTCGGCTGGCCGACGTGGCGCGTGGTCGTGGTCTGACCCTGAACTCGGTGGTGCAGGGTGCCTGGGGCGTGGTGCTGGGGGCGGTGCTGGGGCGCCGGGACGTGGTGTTCGGCGCGACGGTGTCGGGGCGTCCGCCGGAGCTGGCGGGGGTGGAGTCGATCGTCGGGCTGTGCATCACCGCCGTCCCGGTCCGGGTGCGGGTGGATCCGGCGGGGTCGCTCGTGGACCTCGCGGCCCGGGTGCAGGAGGAGCAGGCCGCCTTGCAGGCGAACCAGTTCCTCGGGCTGCCCGGCGTCCAGCGCGCCCTCGGCGCCCGGGAGCTGTTCGACACCATGACCGTCTTCCAGAACTACCCGGGTGCCTCGGACGCCCTCGACGAGGAGCGGACTGGGCTGCGGATCTCCTCGGTCCGTACGCACGACGTGTACCACCACTCGGTCACGTTGCGGGCCTTGCCGGGTGACGCGCTGCGCTTCGAACTGGCCTACCGCGCCGACCTGTTGGAGCGGCGGACGGCCGAGGCGCTGGGCGAGCGGCTGACGTCGCTGCTCACCGCCTTCGCGGCCGACCCGGACGCCCCGCTGGGAGGGTTCGCCCCTTCTGGGGCCCTCCCCTTGCGGCCGGCCGGCCGTGCGCGGCCCGCGCCGGATCCGACGCCCGCCGCGCCGGACGACGACACCGTGGCCCGGCTGGAGAGCCTGCTGAGCGCGTACGTCGACGAACTCCTCGGCCCGGGAACGGCGCTGACGGACGACCTGTTCGCGCGGGGCCTGGACTCCCTGCTCGCCCTCCGCCTCGCGGGACGTGTCCGCGCCGGCACCGGAGCGGAGGTCAGCGTCCGTGAGCTGTTCGAGAACCCCACCGTCGCGGGGCTGGCACGCCACCTCGGCGCGCGGAAGCCGACCACCTGA
- a CDS encoding MbtH family protein — protein MNPFDDETSAFLVLVNHEAQYSLWPFFAAVPPGWDVVLGPAGRDNCLDHIEARWSDMRPASLVRETE, from the coding sequence GTGAACCCCTTCGACGACGAGACCTCCGCCTTCCTGGTGCTCGTCAACCACGAGGCCCAGTACTCCCTGTGGCCGTTCTTCGCCGCCGTGCCGCCGGGCTGGGACGTCGTGCTCGGACCGGCCGGCCGGGACAACTGCCTCGACCACATAGAGGCCCGCTGGAGCGACATGCGGCCCGCGAGTCTCGTACGCGAAACGGAGTGA
- a CDS encoding methyltransferase: MTHAQHADPRHLGVLQNGHITTQLIAAAVRLGIHDRLGDDLVADRRLSELTGIELPLLRRFLPALVGLDLVEEAEPHRYRNTALGALLRRDTGSAYGHGLMAGGVYYEAWAGLDYSLRTGKSAFEHRLGESLWDRFASDEEVGAAYARTTRWNTQREMDEILAHYAFPETGVIADLGAGDGSLTAALLERHPGLRAIVMEQPAVIDHTRESLTERGFADRCEFVGGDIGAGVPAGADLYLMKSVLHHFTDDEVVNALRVCGAELTGRAKALVLERTFDTSDMLRSAIRDLTMLVLLGSRDREPEAYTELVEKAGLKVLVNEVGPNGLVVLEVGP; this comes from the coding sequence ATGACCCACGCACAGCACGCCGATCCCCGGCACCTCGGTGTCCTGCAGAACGGCCACATCACCACCCAGCTCATCGCGGCGGCGGTGCGGCTCGGGATCCACGACCGGCTCGGGGACGACCTGGTCGCCGACCGGCGGCTCAGTGAGCTGACCGGCATCGAGCTGCCGTTGTTGCGCCGGTTCCTGCCGGCGCTGGTGGGGCTCGATCTGGTGGAGGAGGCGGAGCCGCACCGCTACCGGAACACCGCGCTCGGGGCCCTGTTGCGCCGGGACACCGGGTCCGCCTACGGCCATGGGCTCATGGCCGGGGGTGTCTACTACGAGGCGTGGGCGGGTCTCGACTACTCGCTGCGCACCGGGAAGTCGGCGTTCGAGCACCGGCTCGGGGAGTCGCTGTGGGACCGGTTCGCCTCCGACGAGGAGGTGGGCGCGGCGTACGCCCGCACCACGCGCTGGAACACCCAGCGCGAGATGGACGAGATCCTGGCCCACTACGCGTTCCCGGAGACCGGCGTCATCGCGGATCTCGGCGCGGGCGACGGCTCCCTGACCGCCGCCCTGCTTGAACGCCATCCCGGGCTGCGCGCGATCGTGATGGAGCAGCCGGCCGTCATCGACCACACCCGGGAGTCCCTGACCGAGCGGGGTTTCGCGGACCGCTGCGAGTTCGTCGGCGGTGACATCGGCGCCGGGGTGCCGGCCGGCGCGGACCTCTACCTCATGAAGTCGGTGCTCCACCACTTCACGGACGACGAGGTCGTCAACGCGCTGCGCGTCTGCGGCGCCGAACTGACCGGCCGGGCCAAGGCGTTGGTCCTGGAGCGCACCTTCGACACCTCGGACATGCTGCGCTCGGCGATCCGGGACCTCACCATGCTCGTGCTCCTCGGCTCCCGGGACCGCGAACCCGAGGCGTACACCGAACTCGTCGAGAAGGCGGGCCTGAAGGTGCTCGTCAACGAGGTCGGGCCGAACGGCCTGGTCGTCCTCGAAGTGGGCCCGTGA
- a CDS encoding RNA-guided endonuclease InsQ/TnpB family protein, with translation MRQVKRAFKYRFHPTDEQAAELSRTFGCVRLVYNKALEERTRAWYGEQRRVSYVQSSAALTEWKKTEELAFLTKVSSVPLQQALRHLQTAFGNFFAKRAKYPRHKSRKKSRASAEYTRSAFKWRDGQLTLAKMAEPLDIRWSRPLPEGAEPTTVTVSRDSAGRWFVSMLVEDTVAPGPATDAAVGLDAGITSLVTLSTGEKIANPKHERRDRTRLARAQRELSRKAEGSDNRAKARVKVARVHARIADRRRDFLHKLSTRLVRENQTVVIEDLTVRNLLKNSKLARAISDASWTELRSMLEYKCTWYGRELVVIDRWFPSSKLCGVCGTVAAKMPLNVREWTCDCGAVHDRDVNAARNILAAGLAVSACGDGVRPQRESSRTGRSSVKQEPQRATAGIPCL, from the coding sequence ATGCGGCAGGTCAAGCGGGCTTTCAAGTACCGCTTCCATCCCACGGACGAGCAGGCAGCCGAGCTGTCGCGCACGTTCGGCTGCGTCCGTCTCGTCTACAACAAGGCGCTGGAGGAGCGGACGCGGGCCTGGTACGGCGAGCAGCGCCGTGTCTCCTATGTGCAGTCGTCGGCCGCGCTGACGGAGTGGAAGAAGACTGAGGAGCTGGCCTTCCTGACGAAGGTGTCCTCCGTCCCGCTCCAGCAGGCGCTGCGCCATCTTCAGACGGCGTTCGGGAACTTCTTCGCCAAGCGTGCGAAGTACCCGCGCCACAAGAGCCGGAAGAAGTCCCGGGCGTCGGCCGAGTACACCCGCAGCGCCTTCAAGTGGCGCGACGGGCAACTGACTCTGGCCAAAATGGCGGAGCCGCTGGACATCCGCTGGTCGCGTCCGCTGCCCGAGGGGGCGGAGCCGACGACGGTGACCGTGTCCCGTGACAGTGCCGGGCGCTGGTTCGTCTCGATGCTCGTCGAGGACACCGTCGCTCCGGGCCCCGCCACCGACGCAGCGGTCGGTCTGGACGCCGGGATCACCTCCCTGGTGACCCTGTCCACCGGGGAGAAGATCGCCAACCCGAAGCATGAGCGCCGGGACCGCACCCGTCTCGCCCGCGCTCAGCGGGAGCTGTCCCGCAAGGCCGAGGGCTCCGACAACCGGGCCAAGGCTCGTGTGAAGGTCGCCCGCGTCCATGCCCGGATCGCCGACCGGCGCCGGGACTTCCTGCACAAGCTGTCGACTCGTCTCGTCCGCGAGAACCAAACGGTCGTGATCGAGGACCTCACCGTCCGCAACCTGCTGAAGAACAGCAAGCTCGCACGCGCCATCTCCGACGCGTCGTGGACGGAACTCCGCTCCATGCTGGAGTACAAGTGCACCTGGTACGGGCGCGAACTCGTCGTGATCGACCGCTGGTTCCCGTCCAGCAAGCTGTGCGGGGTCTGCGGCACGGTCGCGGCGAAAATGCCGCTGAACGTCCGCGAATGGACGTGCGACTGCGGCGCTGTGCATGACCGTGACGTGAACGCGGCACGCAACATTCTCGCCGCCGGGCTGGCGGTGTCTGCCTGTGGAGACGGTGTAAGACCTCAACGGGAGTCCTCCCGGACGGGGCGGTCGTCGGTGAAGCAGGAACCCCAGCGGGCGACCGCTGGAATCCCTTGCCTTTAA